A region of Lycium barbarum isolate Lr01 chromosome 1, ASM1917538v2, whole genome shotgun sequence DNA encodes the following proteins:
- the LOC132643839 gene encoding pentatricopeptide repeat-containing protein At5g11310, mitochondrial, whose amino-acid sequence MKRRSIISLTSLLSHTTTKNPTSKHFSTQSWLKSAQGKPFTKWPKLNRPPKQPTPLFTPPPVNHPTTPNYCPTTFTTLCNILRDPTIPPGPVLENALSKAEIFEVNECMFLEIFTHFDSSPKPLFTLYLWTEKKEWFEFSVAVFNAMVNALGKEREFDSAWNLILDRLNSTEKPNLDTFSIMIRRYARAGMLLPAIRTYEFSSNLEIHALGLEDNLFEILLDSLCKEGHVREASEYFYRKKGQDSNWSPSVRVYNILLNGWFRSRKIKKAERLWAEMKKEGIKPSVVTYGTLVEGLCRMRRVEMAIELISEMKEEGIDPNAVIYNPIIDALGEAGRFKEASGMMERLLVLESGPTLSTYNSLVKGFCKAGDIVGASNILKMMINRGFMPTPTTYNYFFRYFSKFGKIEEGLNLYTKMIESGYVADRLTYHLLVKMLCEQDRLDLALQIIQEMRAKGCDLDLATSTMLIHLFCKMHQFDEAIEWFHDMIRRGLVPQYLTYQRLCNDLRKQGLTEKAEKLRNMMVSKPHSEKLPNTYIENGDSSYTRRKSIIKKAEEMSNILQTCRSPRQLVKRRTPLENAVLSANQLIENISKRMELV is encoded by the exons ATGAAACGCCGCTCCATTATCTCTCTAACTTCACTTCTCTCACATACCACTACAAAAAACCCTACTTCTAAGCACTTTTCAACCCAATCTTGGCTTAAATCAGCACAAGGAAAACCCTTTACAAAATGGCCAAAACTTAACCGCCCACCCAAACAACCCACCCCCCTCTTTACCCCACCACCCGTCAACCACCCCACCACCCCTAATTACTGTCCCACTACTTTTACCACCCTATGTAATATTCTACGTGACCCCACCATCCCACCTGGTCCAGTTCTTGAAAATGCATTATCTAAAGCTGAGATTTTTGAAGTAAATGAGTGTATGTTTCTTGAAATTTTTACCCATTTTGATTCTTCACCTAAGCCTTTGTTTACACTTTACTTATGGACTGAGAAGAAAGAGTGGTTTGAGTTTTCTGTGGCTGTGTTTAATGCTATGGTTAATGCACTTGGCAAGGAAAGGGAATTTGATTCTGCTTGGAATTTGATACTTGATAGACTTAATTCTACTGAAAAACCCAATCTTGATACATTTTCCATAATGATCAGACGATATGCAAGGGCAG GTATGCTCTTACCAGCCATTCGAACATATGAATTTTCTTCAAATTTAGAGATACATGCTTTGGGGTTGGAAGACAACTTATTTGAGATACTATTAGATTCTTTATGCAAAGAGGGGCATGTGAGGGAAGCTTCTGAGTATTTTTATAGGAAAAAAGGACAAGACTCAAATTGGTCGCCATCTGTTCGGGTCTATAATATATTGCTAAATGGATGGTTTCGGTCAAGAAAGATCAAGAAAGCTGAGCGATTGTGGGCTGAGATGAAAAAGGAGGGCATAAAACCTAGTGTTGTTACTTATGGTACCCTTGTTGAAGGATTGTGCCGGATGCGGAGAGTTGAGATGGCAATTGAATTGATTAGTGAAATGAAAGAGGAAGGAATTGATCCCAATGCCGTCATCTACAATCCAATAATTGATGCATTAGGAGAAGCTGGGCGGTTTAAGGAAGCATCCGGAATGATGGAGAGGCTGTTAGTGTTGGAGTCCGGTCCAACACTGTCGACTTACAATTCGTTGGTGAAGGGTTTTTGCAAGGCAGGAGATATTGTTGGGGCTAGTAACATTCTTAAGATGATGATAAATAGAGGTTTTATGCCAACACCAACTACTTATAATTACTTCTTTCGGTACTTCTCCAAGTTTGGGAAGATTGAAGAAGGCTTAAACCTCTATACCAAGATGATTGAATCTGGATACGTGGCAGATCGACTAACATACCATCTGCTGGTTAAGATGCTATGCGAGCAGGATAGATTGGATCTGGCATTGCAAATTATCCAAGAGATGAGGGCAAAGGGTTGTGATTTGGACTTGGCTACAAGTACCATGCTTATACATTTGTTCTGCAAGATGCATCAATTTGATGAAGCTATTGAGTGGTTTCACGACATGATTCGGAGAGGACTAGTTCCTCAATATCTCACATATCAGAGACTGTGCAATGATCTGAGAAAACAAGGACTGACTGAAAAGGCAGAGAAACTTAGAAACATGATGGTATCTAAACCCCACTCTGAGAAGTTGCCCAACACATATATTGAAAATGGAGACTCTTCATATACGAGGAGAAAATCCATCATCAAGAAAGCTGAAGAAATGTCAAATATATTACAGACGTGTAGAAGTCCAAGACAGCTAGTCAAACGTAGAACTCCACTTGAGAATGCAGTGCTGAGTGCAAACCAGCTTATAGAAAATATTAGTAAACGGATGGAACTAGTTTAG
- the LOC132643829 gene encoding ABC transporter G family member 32-like — MWTSSESMFSSRTIENGTIKDEEALVLAALQRSPSYIRARTSIFRGIGGEVSLVDVSKMKVEEQKQVLDTLINVINEDTELFFKRVKERFEAVNLEFPKVNVCFQHLKVDAMVHVGSRALPTIPNFIFNMTETYLRQLRIFPSQRKKLSILNNISGFIRPSRLTLLLGPPSSGKTTLLLALAGRLDKNLKMSGKVTYNGHDLKEFVPQRTAAYVSQRDSHIAEMTVRETLNFSGRCQGIGFKHDLLMELLRREKNAGIIPDQDLDIFIKALALGEQTSLLVDYILKILGLDICADTLVGDEMIKGISGGQKKRLTTGELLMGASRVLLMDEISTGLDSSTTYQIVKYLKHTTRAFDGTTLVSLLQPDPETYCLFDDIILLSEGKIIYQGPRESALGFFEFMGFKCPSRKNVADFLQELTSEKDQGQYWFHNSQYNYVSATKFAEGFQSYYVGNALANELAVPFDKRDNHPAALSSSTYGVKKSELLKISFAWQLLLLKRNSAVLVFKVTQLFLIILIMMSVFFRSTMHHDTLEDGAVYLGALYFAILMVLFNGFLEVPMLIAKLPVLYKQRDLLFYPCWVFTLPSWLLSIPTSLLESIIWVAATYYVVGFDPQITRCFRQFLLYLSLHQMSIGLFRVMAALGRNMIVANTFGSFAMLVVMALGGFVISRDSIPSWWIWGYWFSPLMYAQNAASVNEFRGHSWDKKFGDNTSLGQMLLKVRSLFPEDYWYWIGVGALIGYIILFNLLFTIFLTYLNPLGSQQAVVSKRNIQNKEQESEHSIVPFREFLNHSHSFTGRQMKKRRGMVLPFQPLSMCFRDISYYVDVPMDLKQQGLVGDKLQLLVNVTGAFRPGVLTALVGVSGAGKTTLMDVLAGRKTGGHIEGNIYISGHPKKQETFARVSGYCEQNDVHSPCLTIHESLLFSAWLRLSSQVDLKTQKAFVEEVMELVELTSLRRALVGLPGVDGLSTEQRKRLTIAVELVANPSIVFMDEPTSGLDARSAAIVMRTVRNIVDTGRTIVCTIHQPSIDIFESFDELLLMKRGGELIYAGSLGNRSCKLIQYFEAIQGVHRIRSGQNPAAWVLEVTSPAEENRLGVDFADIYRKSTLFRQNEETVENLSKPREGSAELYFPSKYSQSFFGQFLACLWKQNLSYWRNPQYTAVRFFYTVIISLMFGSICWKFGSKRSTQQDILNAMGSMYAAVLFIGITNASSVQPVVYVERFVSYRERAAGMYSALPFAFAQVTIEFPYVFIQAVIYSTIFYFMASFEWNVWKFVWYIYFMYFTLLYFTFFGMMTTSVSPNHNIAAILAAPFYMMWNLFSGFMISRMRIPIWWRWYYWANPVAWSLYGLLTSQYGEVNEHLRLADGVHTVPIKRFIKEQFGYRHEFLGIAGVAVVGFCIIFAVTFAFAIKCFNFQRR, encoded by the exons ATGTGGACCTCCTCAGAGAGCATGTTCTCATCAAGAACAATTGAAAATGGAACCATCAAAGATGAAGAGGCTCTTGTGTTGGCTGCTTTGCAGAGGTCTCCTAGTTATATTCGAGCCCGAACTTCAATCTTTCGGGGCATTGGTGGAGAGGTTTCTCTGGTTGATGTTAGTAAAATGAAAGTTGAAGAACAGAAGCAAGTTTTGGATACGTTGATTAATGTTATTAATGAGGATACAGAGTTGTTCTTCAAAAGAGTTAAGGAAAGATTTGAGGC GGTGAATTTGGAATTCCCAAAAGTTAATGTTTGCTTTCAGCATCTTAAAGTTGATGCAATGGTCCACGTAGGAAGCAGGGCATTGCCAACAATTCCCAACTTCATATTCAATATGACGGAG ACTTACTTGAGACAGTTGAGGATTTTCCCAAGTCAGAGAAAGAAATTGTCTATCCTAAACAATATAAGTGGTTTTATTCGGCCATCAAG GCTGACACTGCTTTTGGGTCCTCCAAGCTCTGGAAAAACAACATTGCTTTTGGCACTTGCAGGCCGTCTTGATAAGAATTTGAAG ATGTCAGGAAAAGTTACCTATAATGGACATGATCTGAAGGAGTTTGTTCCTCAAAGGACTGCTGCATACGTCAGTCAGAGGGATTCACACATTGCAGAAATGACAGTAAGGGAGACACTCAATTTTTCTGGACGTTGCCAGGGTATCGGTTTTAAGCATG ATCTGCTTATGGAACTTCTAAGAAGAGAGAAAAATGCTGGAATAATTCCTGATCAAGATCTTGATATTTTTATTAAG GCATTAGCATTGGGAGAACAAACAAGTCTACTTGTAGATTACATTCTAAAG ATTTTAGGACTGGATATTTGTGCGGATACATTAGTAGGAGATGAAATGATCAAAGGGATCTCAGGGGGACAAAAGAAGCGCCTTACTACTG GTGAGTTGCTAATGGGTGCATCAAGAGTACTCTTAATGGATGAAATCTCAACCGGGCTAGATAGTTCAACTACCTATCAAATCGTCAAGTATTTAAAGCACACGACTCGTGCATTTGATGGGACTACCCTGGTTTCTTTATTGCAACCTGACCCTGAAACTTACTGTCTgtttgatgatattattcttttAAGTGAGGGTAAAATCATATATCAGGGTCCCCGTGAAAGTGCTCTTGGATTCTTTGAATTTATGGGTTTCAAGTGCCCCTCTAGGAAAAATGTTGCTGATTTTCTTCAAGAG TTAACATCTGAAAAGGATCAAGGGCAGTATTGGTTTCACAATAGCCAGTACAACTATGTATCGGCAACAAAGTTTGCTGAAGGCTTTCAATCTTATTATGTTGGTAATGCCTTGGCGAACGAGCTGGCTGTTCCATTCGACAAACGAGACAATCATCCTGCAGCTCTGTCCTCTAGTACTTATGGTGTTAAAAAATCTGAGCTTCTCAAGATCAGTTTTGCGTGGCAGTTGCTATTATTAAAGCGAAACTCAGCTGTGCTTGTTTTCAAAGTCACACAG CTCTTTTTGATTATCTTGATAATGATGAGTGTGTTCTTCCGTTCAACAATGCATCATGATACACTTGAAGATGGAGCTGTTTATCTTGGTGCTCTCTACTTTGCAATTCTTATGGTTCTTTTCAATGGTTTCTTGGAGGTGCCTATGCTGATAGCGAAACTTCCTGTTCTTTACAAGCAGAGAGATTTGCTCTTCTATCCTTGTTGGGTATTTACTCTACCATCTTGGCTTTTGAGTATTCCCACATCACTTTTAGAGTCCATTATTTGGGTTGCAGCTACATACTATGTGGTTGGCTTTGATCCTCAAATAACcag GTGCTTCCGACAGTTTTTGTTGTATCTCTCATTGCATCAGATGTCAATAGGACTTTTCCGCGTGATGGCAGCACTAGGCAGAAATATGATAGTTGCTAATACTTTTGGATCTTTTGCAATgttggtagtcatggctctcggAGGATTTGTTATTTCAAGAG ATAGCATTCCAAGTTGGTGGATTTGGGGTTACTGGTTTTCCCCTTTGATGTATGCCCAGAATGCAGCTTCAGTAAATGAGTTCCGTGGCCATTCTTGGGATAAG AAATTTGGGGACAACACATCTCTGGGTCAGATGTTATTGAAGGTTCGCAGCTTGTTTCCAGAGGACTATTGGTATTGGATCGGTGTTGGTGCATTGATTGGGTATATAATATTGTTCAACCTCCTCTTCACAATATTCCTGACTTACCTTAACC CGTTAGGGAGCCAGCAAGCAGTTGTTTCAAAGAGAAACATCCAGAACAAGGAACAAGAGAGTGAACATAGCATTGTTCCATTTAGAGAGTTTTTGAACCATTCACACTCATTCACTG GAAGGCAGATGAAGAAACGACGAGGCATGGTTCTTCCTTTTCAGCCTCTTTCCATGTGCTTTAGAGACATTAGTTACTACGTTGATGTTCCCATG GATCTTAAGCAACAGGGTCTAGTAGGAGATAAACTGCAGTTACTAGTCAATGTTACAGGTGCATTTAGGCCAGGCGTGCTTACTGCATTAGTTGGTGTCAGTGGTGCTGGTAAAACTACTCTAATGGATGTTTTAGCTGGTAGGAAAACTGGTGGACATATAGAAGGAAATATCTATATTTCTGGACACCCCAAAAAACAAGAAACTTTTGCAAGAGTATCCGGATATTGTGAACAGAATGATGTTCATTCCCCATGCTTAACTATCCATGAGTCACTACTGTTTTCCGCTTGGCTCCGGTTATCTTCTCAGGTTGACTTGAAAACACAAAAG GCTTTTGTTGAAGAGGTTATGGAGCTAGTGGAACTAACTTCATTACGTCGAGCTTTGGTTGGCCTACCTGGGGTAGATGGATTATCAACAGAGCAAAGGAAAAGGTTGACGATTGCGGTTGAGCTTGTAGCCAATCCTTCAATAGTTTTTATGGATGAACCTACTTCAGGACTGGATGCCCGATCTGCAGCCATTGTAATGAGAACAGTGAGAAACATTGTCGACACTGGAAGAACAATCGTCTGCACCATCCATCAGCCTAGTATAGATATCTTCGAATCATTTGATGAG CTTTTGCTCATGAAAAGAGGTGGAGAGCTCATTTACGCTGGTTCACTGGGGAACAGATCATGCAAGCTTATTCAGTATTTTGAG GCAATTCAAGGAGTTCACAGAATTAGATCTGGACAGAACCCTGCTGCTTGGGTTCTTGAAGTCACTTCTCCAGCAGAAGAAAATCGCCTCGGTGTAGATTTTGCGGATATCTATCGAAAATCAACTCTATTCCG GCAAAATGAGGAAACGGTTGAAAATTTAAGCAAACCACGAGAAGGTTCAGCTGAGCTATATTTCCCAAGCAAGTACTCTCAGTCCTTTTTCGGACAGTTTCTTGCATGTCTTTGGAAGCAAAACCTGTCCTACTGGCGAAATCCACAGTATACTGCTGTGCGCTTCTTCTACACGGTCATAATCTCGTTGATGTTTGGAAGTATATGCTGGAAGTTTGGTTCTAAGAG GAGTACTCAGCAGGACATATTAAATGCTATGGGATCCATGTATGCAGCTGTTCTTTTTATTGGAATCACAAACGCTTCCTCTGTCCAACCTGTGGTATATGTTGAGAGGTTCGTCTCATATCGAGAAAGAGCAGCAGGGATGTACTCAGCTCTACCCTTTGCATTTGCACAG GTCACTATTGAATTCCCATATGTTTTCATACAGGCAGTAATCTATAGTACCATTTTCTACTTCATGGCATCGTTCGAGTGGAATGTCTGGAAGTTTGTTTGGTACATTTACTTCATGTACTTCACACTTCTATACTTCACTTTCTTCGGAATGATGACAACTTCAGTCTCTCCAAACCATAACATTGCTGCAATTCTTGCTGCACCATTCTATATGATGTGGAATTTGTTCAGCGGATTCATGATTTCTCGAATG AGAATCCCTATTTGGTGGAGATGGTACTATTGGGCTAATCCAGTAGCCTGGAGTTTATATGGCCTTTTAACATCACAATATGGAGAAGTAAATGAACATCTTAGGCTTGCTGATGGTGTTCATACAGTACCAATAAAAAGGTTCATTAAAGAGCAGTTTGGATATAGGCATGAATTTTTAGGCATTGCCGGTGTTGCAGTTGTTGGTTTCTGCATAATCTTTGCAGTAACCTTTGCTTTTGCAATCAAATGCTTCAACTTCCAGAGAAGATGA